In the genome of Brassica oleracea var. oleracea cultivar TO1000 unplaced genomic scaffold, BOL UnpScaffold01242, whole genome shotgun sequence, one region contains:
- the LOC106321123 gene encoding glucan endo-1,3-beta-glucosidase 7, with translation MAHSIFFFSLFLFLFSNSPADADSFIGVNYGLLADNLPSPSDAAKLIQSSSIQKVRLYGADPTIIKSLAGTGVGIVIGVANGDLPSLASDLNVASQWIGTNVLPFYPASDIVLINVGNEILLSNDLNLVSQLLPAMQNVQMALEAVSLGGKIKVSTVHAMTVLGQSDPPSAGSFAPGYQAGLKGILQFLSETGSPFVINPYPFFAYLGDQRPETLSFCLFQPNPGRVDSNTGIKYMNMFDAQVDAVHSALKSMGFENVEVVVAETGWPTSGDSNVVGPSVENAQTYNGNLIAHLRSMVGTPLRPGKPIDTYIFALFDENLKPGPSFERSFGLFKPDLTMAYDIGLTKTSSSGSQTSQSPPLGKSATSVGWCVPKEDATEEQLQASLDWVCGQGIDCGPITPGGVCFEPNNVMSHTAYAMNLYFQKSPENPTDCDFSQTARITSNNPSYSNCVYPRAGWSGDESLGGAMNKYVTSDKAIETNGSECSSSFLSLPLFMIIFFFVLPLSHHMNFL, from the exons ATGGCTcattccatcttcttcttctctctcttcctctttctcttctccaacTCGCCGGCAGATGCAGATTCGTTTATCGGAGTAAACTACGGCTTACTCGCCGACAACCTCCCCTCACCGTCTGATGCAGCCAAGCTCATCCAGTCCAGCTCCATTCAAAAAGTGAGGCTATACGGCGCAGATCCCACCATCATCAAGTCCTTAGCCGGAACCGGCGTCGGAATCGTCATTGGAGTAGCCAACGGAGATCTCCCATCCCTCGCCTCCGATCTCAACGTCGCCTCTCAGTGGATCGGCACCAACGTCCTCCCTTTCTATCCCGCCTCCGACATCGTCCTCATCAATGTCGGCAACGAG ATTCTGTTGTCGAATGATCTGAACCTGGTAAGCCAGCTTCTTCCGGCGATGCAAAATGTCCAAATGGCCCTTGAGGCGGTTTCACTCGGCGGGAAAATCAAGGTGTCTACGGTTCATGCCATGACGGTGCTGGGCCAATCTGACCCGCCATCGGCTGGTTCGTTTGCTCCCGGTTATCAGGCCGGTTTAAAAGGCATCTTACAGTTTCTTAGCGAAACCGGGTCGCCTTTTGTCATCAACCCGTACCCGTTCTTTGCGTACCTGGGTGACCAGAGGCCTGAAACGCTGTCGTTTTGCCTCTTCCAGCCTAACCCTGGACGTGTCGACTCCAATACCGGAATCAAGTACATGAACATGTTTGATGCTCAG GTTGATGCGGTGCACTCAGCTTTGAAATCGATGGGATTTGAGAACGTGGAAGTGGTGGTGGCAGAAACAGGCTGGCCAACGAGCGGTGATAGTAACGTGGTTGGTCCCAGTGTTGAGAACGCGCAGACTTACAATGGGAACCTAATCGCTCATTTAAGGTCTATGGTTGGGACTCCCTTAAGACCCGGCAAACCCATCGACACTTATATTTTCGCTCTCTTTGACGAGAACCTCAAGCCAGGTCCTTCCTTCGAGCGATCTTTTGGCCTTTTCAAGCCTGATCTTACCATGGCCTACGACATTGGTCTCACTAAAACTAGTAGTAGTGGTAGTCAG ACGTCACAGTCTCCACCGTTGGGAAAATCAGCAACATCAGTGGGATGGTGTGTGCCAAAGGAGGATGCGACTGAGGAGCAATTGCAAGCAAGTCTAGATTGGGTTTGTGGACAGGGAATTGATTGTGGTCCGATAACGCCAGGAGGGGTGTGTTTTGAGCCTAACAATGTCATGTCTCATACAGCCTATGCTATGAACTTGTATTTCCAAAAATCTCCTGAAAACCCTACGGATTGCGATTTCTCTCAAACTGCAAGGATTACATCCAATAACCCTA GTTATAGCAATTGCGTTTACCCAAGAGCAGGATGGTCTGGAGATGAAAGCCTAGGAGGAGCGATGAATAAATATGTGACTTCAGACAAAGCAATAGAGACGAATGGATCAGAATGCTCCTCCTCTTTTCTGTCTTTGCCTCTCTTTATgatcatctttttctttgttcttccaCTTTCCCACCATATGAATTTCTTGTAG
- the LOC106321124 gene encoding uncharacterized protein LOC106321124 yields MGWFVKERRGGAWKRGWLEETLFSSSAPPLTLLTLFAIISLLLFLSSYPRYRCEVEKTAMNLKLFLMFLPILFVFLLVSLQFVHRILFRSSYYVRANQAASLFGEGHFPWGVLLMLVLLLLLVSKQSYFHSLWYPTL; encoded by the coding sequence atgggttgGTTTGTtaaggaaagaagaggaggTGCTTGGAAGCGAGGATGGTTGGAAGAAACACTGTTCTCGTCTTCAGCGCCTCCTCTAACACTACTAACTCTCTTTGCCATCATATCTCTgctcctctttctctcttcctaCCCACGTTACAGGTGCGAGGTTGAGAAAACCGCAATGAATCTCAAGCTCTTTCTCATGTTCCTCCCAATTCTTTTTGTCTTTCTGCTGGTCTCTTTGCAGTTCGTCCATCGAATTCTCTTCAGATCCTCTTACTACGTCAGAGCAAACCAGGCTGCGTCCCTTTTTGGAGAAGGCCACTTTCCCTGGGGAGTCTTGCTTATGCTAgttcttttacttcttttggTTTCTAAACAATCTTACTTTCACTCCTTATGGTACCCGACCTTATGA